A window of the Egibacter rhizosphaerae genome harbors these coding sequences:
- a CDS encoding VOC family protein codes for MSPVSVRYIVDDVDRAVAFYRHHLGFEVVTHPAPGFAMLQRGDLRLLLNAPGAGGAGRASDGTTLEPGGWNRFQLTETDLDVTVEQLRDAGAQFRSAIVAGSGGRQALVADPAGNVVELFEPAER; via the coding sequence GTGAGTCCCGTGAGCGTTCGCTACATCGTCGACGACGTCGATCGCGCCGTGGCCTTCTACCGCCATCACCTCGGGTTCGAGGTGGTAACGCACCCGGCGCCGGGCTTCGCGATGCTCCAGCGCGGCGATCTTCGCCTGTTGCTGAACGCCCCCGGTGCCGGTGGTGCCGGCCGCGCGAGTGACGGCACCACGCTCGAGCCGGGAGGCTGGAACCGCTTCCAGCTCACCGAGACCGATCTCGACGTGACCGTGGAGCAGTTGCGTGATGCCGGCGCGCAGTTCCGGTCCGCGATCGTCGCCGGATCGGGCGGCCGGCAGGCGCTCGTCGCAGACCCGGCCGGGAACGTGGTCGAGCTGTTCGAGCCCGCCGAACGCTGA
- a CDS encoding CDGSH iron-sulfur domain-containing protein translates to MANGKRIQASQNGPYLIAGPLTIVDPQGNELSVPEDEAAALCRCGASTTKPFCDGTHSKIGFDAAEAAVGNS, encoded by the coding sequence ATGGCGAACGGCAAGCGCATCCAGGCATCGCAGAACGGGCCCTACCTGATCGCCGGGCCGCTCACGATCGTGGATCCGCAGGGCAACGAGTTGTCCGTGCCGGAGGACGAGGCCGCCGCACTCTGCCGCTGCGGCGCGTCGACCACCAAGCCGTTCTGCGACGGTACCCACTCCAAGATCGGGTTCGACGCCGCCGAGGCCGCCGTCGGCAACAGCTGA
- a CDS encoding TetR/AcrR family transcriptional regulator, protein MTRTRQIVLAAVLEELAEVGHGQLTIESVAARCGVGKSTIYRHWTAGKPQLIIDAMHTLNTQPAPEPDGTPRERIQQLLHHLGHALTESSLAPAIPALIEAAEHDPELRVLLDGYTNDRRRALVDAIALGIDAGGIDETIDPELAAHALSGAILYARLMTSTPLTGKSIDQLITTVLDPSPE, encoded by the coding sequence GTGACCCGAACCCGGCAGATCGTGCTAGCCGCCGTCCTCGAAGAGCTCGCCGAAGTCGGCCACGGCCAGCTCACGATCGAATCGGTCGCAGCCCGGTGCGGTGTTGGCAAGAGCACCATCTACCGGCACTGGACGGCCGGCAAGCCCCAGCTGATCATCGACGCGATGCACACGCTGAACACCCAGCCGGCACCCGAGCCCGACGGAACCCCTCGCGAACGCATCCAGCAACTGCTGCACCATCTCGGCCACGCCCTCACCGAGAGCAGCCTCGCCCCCGCGATCCCAGCACTGATCGAAGCTGCAGAACACGACCCGGAGCTCCGGGTGCTCCTCGACGGCTACACCAACGACCGCCGGCGCGCGCTCGTGGACGCGATCGCTCTCGGCATCGACGCCGGAGGGATCGATGAGACCATCGATCCCGAACTCGCCGCGCACGCACTGTCTGGCGCCATCCTCTACGCCCGCCTCATGACCTCCACACCCCTGACCGGGAAGTCCATCGACCAGCTCATCACCACCGTGCTCGACCCCTCACCCGAGTGA
- a CDS encoding FmdB family zinc ribbon protein, with protein sequence MPTYEYLCRDCEDRFEVWQSFHDDPLRECARCGGSLRKVFNAAGIVFKGSGFYVTDSRAEASDNGKKTGTKTSEPAASSDGGTSDGTGDGSGGSDGGSNGSSEGAGSDGGSSDAKSAASSTDGTKSGGTSSGD encoded by the coding sequence ATGCCGACGTACGAGTACCTGTGCCGAGACTGCGAGGACCGCTTCGAGGTCTGGCAGTCCTTCCACGATGACCCGCTCCGCGAGTGCGCTCGGTGCGGCGGGTCGCTGCGCAAGGTGTTCAACGCCGCCGGGATCGTGTTCAAGGGCTCGGGCTTCTACGTCACCGACTCGCGCGCCGAGGCGTCGGACAACGGCAAGAAGACCGGCACGAAGACCTCGGAGCCCGCGGCCAGCAGCGATGGCGGGACCTCTGACGGGACCGGGGACGGCTCGGGTGGGTCCGACGGCGGGAGCAACGGATCCTCCGAGGGAGCCGGCAGCGACGGGGGGTCCAGCGACGCGAAGAGCGCGGCGTCCAGCACCGACGGCACGAAGTCCGGTGGGACGTCGAGCGGCGACTGA
- a CDS encoding MogA/MoaB family molybdenum cofactor biosynthesis protein, which produces MTPGEAGNDSPSEPHGRAAVITVSTRAASGIYPDEAGPALVERLRTGGFTVDAPTVIPDGRGRVADAILQACRRADVVVTTGGTGLHPNDHTPEGTLDVVERLVPGLAEAMRAAALEATPMGMLSRGVAGICRGTLVLNLPGSPRGAVENLAAVEVVLPHALYQLAGGDHHRGGHQHADDDGRGGSG; this is translated from the coding sequence ATGACGCCGGGTGAGGCCGGGAACGACAGCCCGTCGGAGCCACACGGCCGGGCCGCGGTCATCACCGTTTCGACGCGCGCGGCCTCCGGGATCTATCCGGACGAGGCCGGACCCGCGCTCGTCGAACGGCTGCGCACCGGCGGCTTCACGGTCGACGCTCCGACGGTGATCCCCGACGGGCGCGGACGCGTCGCCGACGCGATCCTGCAAGCCTGCCGACGAGCGGACGTCGTGGTGACGACGGGGGGGACCGGGCTGCACCCGAACGACCACACCCCGGAAGGCACCCTCGACGTCGTCGAGCGGCTCGTGCCCGGCCTCGCCGAGGCGATGCGGGCTGCGGCGCTCGAGGCCACCCCGATGGGGATGCTTTCGCGGGGCGTGGCCGGCATCTGCCGTGGGACTTTGGTGCTGAACCTGCCGGGCTCGCCGCGCGGTGCGGTCGAGAACCTGGCCGCCGTCGAGGTCGTGCTGCCGCACGCCCTCTACCAGCTCGCCGGCGGCGACCACCACCGCGGGGGCCACCAGCACGCCGACGACGACGGTCGCGGGGGCAGCGGGTAG
- a CDS encoding type II toxin-antitoxin system Phd/YefM family antitoxin: MPDVSATEAARQFASLLDAVEQQGEHYTIVRRGKAVAHLEPVGRGRGDQVKAALVRHDPDPSWAQDLDDIRALLSVEERR, from the coding sequence ATGCCTGATGTAAGCGCCACCGAGGCCGCACGGCAGTTCGCCAGCTTACTCGACGCTGTCGAGCAGCAAGGGGAGCACTACACCATCGTCCGCCGCGGCAAGGCGGTCGCCCACCTCGAGCCCGTCGGTCGAGGCCGTGGTGATCAGGTCAAGGCCGCGCTGGTCCGCCACGACCCAGACCCAAGCTGGGCCCAAGACCTGGACGACATCCGCGCGCTGCTGTCGGTGGAGGAACGGCGCTGA
- the galU gene encoding UTP--glucose-1-phosphate uridylyltransferase GalU, whose protein sequence is MRARKAVVPAAGLGTRFLPATKAQPKEMLPLLDKPAIQYVIEEAAGAGLDDVLLITGRGKRALEDHFDHAIELERQLAAAGQEDLLAAVQAVNRLCHLHYVRQGQPLGLGHAVGCAARHVGDEAFAVLLGDDLIGEEEGLLQRMVDLCEASERSVLAVMEFPDEDLGKYGVVAGESDPDEPDVVHVHDMVEKPGKANAPSNLGIIGRYVLTPDIFGHIDRTKPGRGGEIQLTDAMKVQAQEEPIRAVRFDGLRYDIGNKMDYLRATVELAAQRSDLGPEFREFLTDFVKNLPDSGPSDDPDGGGAR, encoded by the coding sequence GTGCGCGCACGCAAGGCAGTGGTGCCCGCCGCGGGGCTCGGCACCAGGTTCCTCCCCGCGACGAAGGCGCAGCCGAAGGAAATGCTGCCGCTGCTCGACAAGCCGGCGATCCAGTACGTGATCGAGGAGGCCGCCGGTGCCGGCCTCGACGACGTGCTCCTGATCACCGGTCGCGGCAAGCGAGCCCTCGAGGACCACTTCGACCACGCGATCGAGCTCGAACGTCAGCTCGCGGCCGCCGGCCAGGAGGATCTGCTGGCCGCGGTGCAGGCCGTGAACCGGCTCTGTCACCTGCACTACGTGCGGCAGGGCCAGCCGCTCGGCCTCGGCCACGCGGTCGGGTGCGCGGCGCGTCACGTGGGTGACGAGGCGTTCGCGGTGTTGCTCGGTGACGACCTCATCGGCGAGGAGGAGGGCCTGCTGCAGCGCATGGTCGACCTCTGTGAGGCTTCCGAGCGCAGCGTCCTGGCCGTGATGGAGTTCCCCGACGAGGACCTCGGCAAGTACGGCGTCGTGGCGGGCGAATCCGATCCGGACGAACCCGATGTCGTGCACGTGCACGACATGGTCGAGAAGCCAGGCAAGGCCAACGCCCCCAGCAACCTCGGGATCATCGGCCGTTACGTCCTCACCCCCGACATCTTCGGGCACATTGATCGAACGAAGCCCGGTCGGGGAGGCGAGATCCAGCTGACCGATGCGATGAAGGTGCAGGCACAGGAGGAGCCGATCCGCGCGGTCCGGTTCGACGGTTTGCGTTATGACATCGGCAACAAGATGGACTACCTCAGGGCCACTGTGGAGCTTGCGGCGCAACGCAGCGATCTGGGACCGGAGTTCCGCGAGTTCCTCACGGACTTCGTGAAGAACCTGCCGGACTCGGGCCCGTCCGACGACCCCGATGGTGGGGGGGCGAGGTGA
- a CDS encoding PIN domain-containing protein, producing the protein MGPRPGRHPRAAVGGGTALSLLLLDTTFLIDAERHAADLEERISDDDDVAIAAVTVAELLVGVALATSDHHAARQAFVDDLLDVLPVLPYDLRVAEVHSNLLAATRRAGRPRGAHDLIIAATAAASSRTIVTADPSGFEGLPGIPVATHKRLDSATSGREVYPINDSERRFRWNT; encoded by the coding sequence CTGGGCCCAAGACCTGGACGACATCCGCGCGCTGCTGTCGGTGGAGGAACGGCGCTGAGCCTCCTCCTTCTGGACACCACCTTCCTCATCGACGCCGAGCGCCACGCCGCTGACCTCGAGGAGCGCATTAGTGATGACGACGACGTCGCCATAGCTGCGGTCACCGTCGCCGAATTGCTCGTAGGGGTGGCGCTGGCAACCTCCGACCACCACGCTGCCCGCCAAGCGTTCGTGGACGACCTCCTCGACGTACTGCCCGTGCTGCCCTACGACCTGCGCGTCGCGGAGGTCCACTCGAACTTGCTCGCGGCCACCCGTCGGGCGGGGCGCCCCCGCGGAGCGCACGACCTCATCATCGCCGCAACGGCGGCAGCGTCCTCGCGGACGATCGTCACCGCCGACCCCAGCGGATTCGAAGGCCTCCCGGGCATTCCGGTGGCTACCCATAAGCGGCTTGACAGCGCGACCAGCGGCCGGGAAGTCTACCCGATCAATGACTCCGAAAGGCGTTTCCGGTGGAACACCTGA
- a CDS encoding response regulator — MTPIPPPEQRQGPPPDAVRVVIVDDHRLFLSGVRAELGNHVAIVGEASDVDEAVQVIAREQPDVVLCDVHMPGGGGRAVIEHVRERHPEVTFLAISVSDAAEDVIGTIRAGARGYVTKTIEPHELADAIRRVNEGDAVFSPRLAGFVLDAFAGQVAEPVDPELDQLTQREREVLRLIARGYAYKQVARRLEISIKTVEHHVSAVLRKLQLSSRHELTRWATDRRIV; from the coding sequence GTGACCCCGATCCCACCACCCGAGCAGCGCCAGGGACCTCCACCCGACGCGGTGCGCGTCGTGATCGTCGACGATCACCGTCTCTTCCTGTCCGGAGTGCGCGCCGAGCTCGGCAACCACGTCGCGATCGTGGGGGAGGCCAGCGACGTCGACGAGGCCGTGCAGGTCATCGCCCGCGAGCAGCCCGACGTCGTGCTGTGCGATGTGCACATGCCGGGCGGGGGTGGCCGCGCGGTCATCGAGCACGTCCGTGAACGCCACCCCGAGGTGACGTTCCTCGCGATCAGCGTGTCCGATGCGGCCGAGGACGTCATCGGCACCATCCGGGCAGGCGCCCGTGGCTACGTGACGAAGACGATCGAACCCCACGAGTTGGCCGACGCGATCCGCCGGGTCAACGAGGGCGACGCGGTCTTCAGCCCGCGGTTGGCGGGCTTCGTCCTCGATGCGTTCGCCGGCCAGGTCGCCGAGCCGGTGGACCCCGAGCTGGACCAGCTCACCCAGCGCGAGCGCGAGGTGCTCCGCCTCATCGCCCGCGGCTACGCGTACAAGCAGGTCGCCCGTCGCCTCGAGATCTCGATCAAGACCGTCGAGCACCACGTCTCGGCGGTGCTGCGCAAGCTGCAGTTGTCCAGCCGTCACGAGCTGACGCGTTGGGCGACCGACCGCCGCATCGTCTGA
- the glp gene encoding gephyrin-like molybdotransferase Glp, with protein sequence MTARAAAGELVPLVEYRREVLESITPLDPIDLALLEAHGCVLAADVTAAGDVPPFDNTAMDGYAVRGSVLEAGEEFELVGTVAAGAQAEEPLGPGQAVRIMTGAPVPEGTDAIVPVELARERDGSVLLEEAARPGAHIRSAGESARAGDTLLDRGRSLGAPDLGMLAAVGNRSVRVHPRPRVVVVSTGDELVEPGRPLAPGQIRDSNSYMLTAMAREAGAVAYRQLFVRDDPRALREAFEGAFSHADVLVTSGGVSAGLHDHVKGVLAQLGDVRFRKIGMKPGMPQAFGFVDRVPCFALPGNPVSAFVSFEVFVRPTLLRMQGRQDLNRPRVTAVFDGTHGSPGEKVEFVRVRLAADEEAGWRALPTGEQGSGILQSAVLADGLAEIPADVTEVAAGSRVTVHVLDDDVR encoded by the coding sequence GTGACCGCACGCGCCGCCGCCGGTGAGCTGGTCCCGCTGGTCGAGTACCGCCGGGAGGTGTTGGAGTCGATCACGCCGCTCGACCCGATCGACCTGGCGCTGCTCGAGGCCCACGGCTGTGTGCTGGCCGCCGACGTCACGGCGGCGGGGGACGTTCCGCCCTTCGACAACACCGCGATGGACGGGTACGCCGTTCGCGGATCGGTGCTCGAGGCCGGAGAGGAGTTCGAGCTGGTGGGCACGGTGGCGGCGGGGGCCCAGGCCGAGGAACCGCTCGGGCCCGGACAGGCGGTGCGCATCATGACCGGGGCGCCGGTACCCGAGGGCACGGACGCGATCGTGCCCGTCGAGCTCGCCCGCGAGCGAGACGGGTCCGTCCTGCTCGAGGAGGCGGCCCGCCCGGGTGCGCACATCCGCTCGGCCGGCGAGTCCGCCCGTGCCGGGGACACGCTGCTCGACCGGGGTCGGTCGCTCGGGGCGCCGGATCTCGGGATGCTCGCGGCGGTCGGGAACCGATCGGTGCGCGTGCACCCCCGGCCTCGCGTCGTGGTCGTCTCCACCGGCGACGAGCTCGTCGAGCCGGGTCGGCCGCTGGCCCCCGGGCAGATCCGCGACTCCAACTCCTACATGCTGACCGCGATGGCGCGCGAGGCCGGGGCGGTCGCCTATCGCCAACTGTTCGTCCGGGATGACCCCCGGGCGCTGCGCGAGGCCTTCGAGGGCGCGTTCAGTCATGCTGATGTCCTGGTCACCAGCGGTGGCGTGAGCGCTGGCCTGCACGATCACGTCAAGGGCGTGCTCGCGCAGCTCGGCGATGTCCGGTTCCGCAAGATCGGCATGAAGCCGGGGATGCCGCAGGCGTTCGGCTTCGTCGACCGCGTCCCGTGCTTCGCGCTCCCCGGCAACCCGGTGAGCGCGTTCGTGTCGTTCGAGGTGTTCGTCCGACCCACGCTGCTGCGGATGCAGGGACGGCAGGACCTCAACCGACCGCGGGTCACCGCGGTCTTCGACGGAACGCACGGCAGCCCGGGGGAGAAGGTCGAGTTCGTGCGGGTGCGGCTGGCCGCCGACGAGGAGGCCGGCTGGCGAGCGCTGCCGACGGGGGAGCAGGGCAGCGGCATCCTGCAGTCCGCGGTGCTGGCCGATGGCCTGGCCGAGATCCCCGCTGACGTGACCGAGGTCGCTGCCGGCAGCCGGGTGACGGTCCACGTCCTCGACGACGACGTGCGCTAG
- a CDS encoding 5-formyltetrahydrofolate cyclo-ligase, whose translation MDEQATKRAARRSAREARDALDDETRASAAARIRARLAALEEVRGAATIVAYAATGSEVDLDPLLEVLLGRDVAVYLPVVDGPELTLARVHDLTSDLAAGYRGVREPSPDLPRESAPAVDVVLVPGVGFAPDGTRIGYGGGHFDRLLTRLEAPTRIGVAYAAQVLPHLPTENHDQRLDAVVTETGVLRPSD comes from the coding sequence GTGGACGAACAGGCGACCAAGCGCGCGGCCCGCCGTTCGGCGCGCGAAGCTCGCGACGCCCTCGACGACGAGACCAGGGCGAGCGCAGCGGCACGGATCCGGGCCCGCCTCGCGGCGCTGGAGGAGGTCCGCGGGGCCGCCACGATCGTGGCCTACGCCGCCACGGGCTCGGAGGTCGACCTCGACCCCCTGCTCGAGGTACTGCTCGGGCGCGACGTCGCCGTCTACCTCCCGGTCGTGGACGGGCCGGAGCTCACCCTCGCCCGCGTGCACGACCTCACGAGCGACCTCGCCGCGGGCTATCGGGGCGTCCGCGAACCGAGCCCGGACCTGCCGCGCGAATCCGCCCCGGCCGTCGACGTCGTCCTCGTGCCCGGCGTCGGCTTCGCACCCGACGGCACCCGCATCGGCTACGGCGGCGGACACTTCGACCGACTCCTCACCCGTCTCGAGGCGCCGACGCGAATCGGGGTCGCGTACGCGGCGCAGGTCCTTCCGCACCTGCCGACCGAGAACCACGACCAGCGACTCGACGCCGTCGTGACCGAGACCGGCGTGCTGCGACCGAGCGACTGA
- a CDS encoding zf-HC2 domain-containing protein — MPERDAAWSGDERTPHPDRRTIRRYLDDRLEASDVRVVEAHLADCEACGAALEVEEPPVGLPGPDDPTGWDERRFRRIVRRTLLRTAVDVLLLGLAAVVAATLLSWFVWHPLVVDRGGRVADTVQAAADLPMLTVPGAEVSQVRSHPGLLRRSVEADVQHRLGGADESLVTYGVHLGPFGATRLHEMDLAPFGQTLPVDGRQEFEPDRLPTGTSVSVHARWDDPLGRSRVDEMAVGAGDVALEWVGFEAGAADGEVPPAPLGYGACHRAEEVEASGLGSFGMSPVVREFPREAGGGATRALEEARRATEGLVDARADLRPPRRTLPDEPGSLVDRLADDPGVREVVLTGALDDVAALVDREGPETARLIDADLDTGPAEPCG, encoded by the coding sequence ATGCCTGAACGCGACGCGGCGTGGTCGGGGGACGAGCGGACCCCTCATCCCGATCGTCGGACGATCCGTCGCTACCTCGACGATCGGCTGGAGGCCTCGGACGTCAGGGTCGTGGAGGCGCACCTCGCCGACTGCGAGGCCTGCGGGGCGGCGCTGGAGGTCGAGGAGCCACCGGTCGGCCTCCCCGGACCCGACGATCCCACGGGATGGGACGAGCGGCGGTTCCGCCGGATCGTGCGACGCACGCTGCTGCGCACGGCGGTGGACGTGCTGCTGCTGGGGCTCGCGGCCGTGGTCGCCGCCACCCTCCTGTCGTGGTTCGTGTGGCATCCCCTCGTGGTCGATCGCGGCGGGCGGGTCGCGGACACGGTCCAGGCGGCCGCGGACCTGCCGATGCTCACGGTGCCCGGCGCGGAGGTGTCACAGGTGCGCTCGCATCCCGGGCTTCTGCGCCGATCCGTCGAGGCGGACGTGCAGCATCGGCTCGGCGGCGCGGACGAGTCGTTGGTGACCTACGGGGTGCACCTCGGACCCTTCGGGGCAACGAGGTTGCACGAGATGGACCTCGCACCGTTCGGTCAGACGCTCCCGGTCGATGGTCGGCAGGAGTTCGAGCCCGACCGGCTCCCCACCGGTACGTCCGTCTCGGTGCACGCGCGCTGGGACGACCCGCTGGGGCGCTCACGGGTGGACGAGATGGCCGTGGGCGCCGGCGACGTCGCGCTGGAATGGGTCGGGTTCGAGGCCGGTGCCGCCGACGGGGAGGTCCCCCCTGCTCCGCTCGGGTACGGGGCGTGTCACCGCGCCGAGGAGGTGGAGGCGTCGGGCCTCGGGAGCTTCGGGATGTCGCCGGTGGTGCGCGAGTTCCCGAGGGAGGCCGGCGGTGGTGCGACCCGCGCGCTCGAGGAGGCCCGCCGGGCGACGGAAGGCCTCGTCGACGCGCGTGCCGACCTCCGCCCGCCCCGCCGGACGTTGCCCGACGAGCCCGGGAGCCTCGTGGACCGGCTCGCCGACGATCCCGGAGTGCGGGAGGTCGTGCTGACCGGCGCGCTCGACGACGTCGCTGCGCTCGTCGACCGCGAGGGGCCCGAGACGGCCAGACTCATCGACGCCGACCTCGACACCGGACCGGCCGAGCCCTGCGGGTAG
- the purE gene encoding 5-(carboxyamino)imidazole ribonucleotide mutase — MGSDTDLEVMRGAIDILDELGVAREVRVLSAHRRPFDMLGYARDAAWRGLETIVAGAGGAAHLPGMLASATRLPVIGVPVPLRHLDGLDSLLSIVQMPRGVPVATVAVGNARNAGLLAARILAITDPELAERLEALHDDMVARSAGADERIATAYPAPEIDEG; from the coding sequence ATGGGCAGCGACACCGACCTGGAAGTGATGCGTGGCGCGATCGACATCCTCGACGAGCTCGGTGTCGCCCGCGAGGTCCGCGTGCTGTCGGCGCACCGCCGACCGTTCGACATGCTCGGCTATGCCCGTGACGCCGCGTGGCGTGGGCTCGAGACGATCGTCGCCGGCGCGGGAGGCGCCGCGCACCTGCCCGGGATGCTCGCCTCCGCGACGCGGCTGCCGGTGATCGGGGTGCCCGTTCCGCTCCGCCACCTCGACGGTCTCGACAGCCTCCTGTCGATCGTGCAGATGCCCCGTGGGGTGCCGGTGGCGACGGTGGCGGTCGGCAACGCACGCAACGCGGGGCTGCTCGCGGCGCGGATCCTCGCGATCACCGACCCGGAGCTCGCCGAGCGGCTCGAGGCGCTGCACGACGACATGGTGGCGCGCTCGGCGGGCGCGGACGAGCGCATCGCGACCGCGTACCCGGCCCCGGAGATCGACGAAGGGTGA
- a CDS encoding 5-(carboxyamino)imidazole ribonucleotide synthase: protein MSTPPGTERAVAWPRVGVVGAGQLARMLAAAAVPLGVRLELLAEAEDASAAQVVPATRIGVPDKDALADLVERCDVVTFDHELVDPAVLDPLAAQGAPFAPSPAALRMAQDKAHQRAILEAAGAPVPAHRLADDVDAALAAAEHVGWPVVVKAPRGGYDGRGVATADDPEGLPDAWASIGGGPALIEQRVPLAAELAVLVARRRHHGETVVYPPTETVQQNGICTEVIAPARVPDEVAAHAGKVAALVAELVAADGICAVELFWTGEQVLINEVATRPHNSGHWTIEGATTSQFANHLRGVLGWPLGDPNVRAPASVTVNVLGPGDGSDPAAHRSDALTIGDAAVHLYGKTARAGRKVGHVTVCGPDAETARERAHRAAARLVGAREPRLARGGGDPATNDPQRPALDRSGGEQP, encoded by the coding sequence ATGAGCACCCCGCCGGGAACCGAACGAGCCGTCGCGTGGCCACGGGTCGGGGTCGTGGGCGCGGGGCAGCTCGCTCGCATGCTGGCGGCGGCGGCGGTCCCGCTCGGCGTACGGCTCGAGCTGCTCGCCGAGGCCGAGGACGCGAGCGCGGCACAGGTCGTGCCCGCGACCCGGATCGGGGTTCCCGACAAGGACGCCCTGGCCGACCTCGTCGAGCGCTGCGACGTCGTGACCTTCGATCACGAGCTCGTCGACCCGGCCGTGCTCGATCCGCTCGCGGCGCAGGGAGCACCGTTCGCGCCCAGCCCCGCGGCCCTGCGCATGGCTCAGGACAAGGCCCATCAGCGGGCCATCCTCGAGGCGGCGGGGGCGCCCGTTCCGGCGCATCGCCTGGCCGACGACGTGGATGCGGCCCTCGCCGCGGCAGAGCACGTCGGCTGGCCCGTCGTCGTGAAGGCCCCGCGAGGCGGCTACGACGGCCGAGGGGTAGCCACCGCCGACGATCCCGAGGGCCTGCCCGACGCGTGGGCGTCCATCGGCGGCGGCCCGGCATTGATCGAGCAGCGGGTACCGCTGGCCGCCGAGCTCGCCGTGCTCGTCGCACGTCGCCGACACCATGGCGAGACCGTGGTCTATCCCCCGACGGAGACGGTCCAGCAGAACGGCATCTGCACCGAGGTGATCGCCCCGGCGCGCGTGCCCGACGAGGTCGCCGCGCATGCCGGGAAGGTGGCGGCGCTCGTCGCCGAGTTGGTCGCCGCCGACGGGATCTGCGCGGTGGAGCTGTTCTGGACCGGCGAGCAGGTGTTGATCAACGAGGTGGCCACCCGCCCGCACAACTCCGGGCACTGGACCATCGAAGGCGCCACCACGAGCCAGTTCGCCAACCACCTGCGGGGAGTCCTCGGCTGGCCATTGGGGGATCCGAACGTTCGCGCGCCCGCGTCGGTGACCGTGAACGTGCTCGGCCCGGGCGACGGCAGCGACCCCGCGGCGCACCGGTCGGACGCGCTGACGATCGGCGACGCCGCCGTGCACCTGTACGGCAAGACCGCTCGGGCGGGCCGCAAGGTCGGCCACGTCACCGTCTGCGGCCCGGACGCCGAGACCGCCCGCGAACGTGCGCACCGGGCTGCGGCACGGCTGGTCGGCGCACGCGAGCCGAGGCTCGCCCGAGGAGGGGGCGACCCCGCGACGAACGACCCGCAGCGACCGGCCCTCGACCGCTCCGGAGGTGAGCAGCCGTGA
- the moaC gene encoding cyclic pyranopterin monophosphate synthase MoaC, producing the protein MGEDRTPEGELTHLDARGHARMVDVGDKPASARTARARAELRMRPDTAARLAEGTLPKGDALAIARIAGIQAAKRTADLIPLCHHVALAGVDVEVDVDADEGRATVSVDVRAADRTGVEMEALTAASVAALALYDLLKAVERGVVIGEVALVEKTGGTRGDWRAEGVDDDAG; encoded by the coding sequence ATGGGCGAGGATCGCACCCCCGAGGGCGAGCTGACCCACCTCGACGCGCGCGGCCACGCTCGCATGGTCGACGTCGGCGACAAGCCCGCGAGCGCTCGCACCGCCCGGGCGCGCGCCGAGCTGCGCATGCGGCCCGACACGGCGGCCCGGCTGGCCGAGGGCACCCTCCCCAAGGGCGATGCCCTCGCGATCGCGCGCATCGCGGGCATCCAGGCGGCCAAGCGGACCGCTGACCTGATCCCGCTGTGCCACCACGTCGCGCTCGCGGGCGTCGATGTCGAGGTGGACGTCGATGCCGACGAGGGACGGGCGACGGTCAGCGTCGACGTGCGGGCCGCGGACCGGACCGGTGTGGAGATGGAAGCGCTCACCGCTGCCTCCGTCGCGGCACTCGCCCTCTACGACCTGCTCAAGGCGGTCGAGCGGGGCGTCGTGATCGGCGAGGTCGCCCTGGTCGAGAAGACCGGTGGCACGCGTGGCGACTGGCGCGCCGAGGGGGTCGACGATGACGCCGGGTGA
- a CDS encoding RNA polymerase sigma factor gives MEDFYRAHARAVHAFLHGLCRNRDTAEDLMQETFVRATRAMGGYRGGSPRAWLFAIARTTFLDATRRDTPEPVEEPPVTSSRDPDVAEAETVRRALARLPEAQRAALVLGDQLEVPYAEIGQVLGRSEGAVKVLIHRARASFRRAYEEEGGHA, from the coding sequence CTGGAGGACTTCTACCGGGCCCATGCCAGGGCCGTGCACGCCTTCCTGCACGGACTGTGCCGGAACCGCGACACCGCGGAGGACCTGATGCAGGAGACCTTCGTACGCGCCACGAGGGCGATGGGCGGCTACCGCGGGGGCAGCCCGCGGGCGTGGTTGTTCGCGATTGCACGCACCACGTTCCTCGACGCCACGCGCCGGGACACGCCCGAGCCGGTGGAGGAGCCCCCGGTCACGTCGTCGCGCGATCCCGACGTCGCGGAGGCCGAGACCGTCCGCCGCGCGCTGGCGCGCCTGCCGGAGGCGCAGCGCGCCGCGCTGGTCCTCGGGGACCAGCTCGAGGTGCCCTACGCCGAGATCGGGCAAGTGTTGGGCCGCAGCGAGGGAGCGGTCAAGGTGCTCATCCACCGTGCTCGCGCCTCCTTCCGGCGCGCCTACGAGGAGGAGGGCGGCCATGCCTGA